A window of Pseudomonas alcaliphila JAB1 genomic DNA:
CGATGCCACTGCGATCCGACCGTTCGGTGACGAGGTGTGGGTCAACATGTCGCTTTGGCAGGACGTGCAGGGCACCTCTAAAAACTACCTGCGTTGCCATCGCAGCGTTAAAAACAGGCTGGAACGCCAGCCCGGTCAAATGCTCATTTACACTGCGTAAACTGCGCTTTCTCGCCTGTTTTTGCCTTGCGCTGGCTGCCTCGCCTACGTTTTTAGAGGTGCCCTGCGTCGCTCAGCGATTACGTCTACAAATCGGCACATACCGAGATGCTCAAGCGCCGTCGTGAATGGTTCGAGCGTGTCGAGCAGGCGCACCAGGGGCTGTGGTGGGTGCCAGCCGGGCACCAGCCAGGCGTGGTCGAAGCGGCTGAACGCCTGGAACATCTGCGCGAGCACGGCGCGACGGCGCAGGCCTTTACCTTCCGTCATGCGTTCGCGGCGCCAGCCTGATAGGCTGAGTTGCCATGACCCTTTCTCTTTCTCTCGCCGAAGCGCGCCGCCTGGCTCTGGCTGCTCAGGGGTTCGGCCGTACCCCACGCGGCGCCATCGCCCACAAGCAGCTGCAGGCGCAGATCGAGCGCCTTGGCGTGGTGCAGATCGACTCGGTCAATGCCTTGGTGCGCTCGCACTACCTGCCGACTTTTTCCCGTCTTGGTCATTACCAGGCCGAGCACCTCGATGAACTGGCCTGGGGCCGGGCGCGGCGCAGGCGCCTGTTCGAATACTGGGGGCACGAAGCCTCGCTGTTGCCACTCGAGCTTTATCCGCTGCTGCGCTGGCGAATGCGCCGAGCTGCGGATGGGCAGGGCATTTACCGCGAGTTGGCGAAGTTCGGTGTGGAGCGGCGCGACGCAATAGACAGCTTGCTGCAGTCCGTGCGCGAGCTCGGTGCACTGGGCGCCGGCAGCCTTTCCTCACGTACCGAGAAGGCCGGCCCCTGGTGGGATTGGAGCGCGGAAAAAATGGCGCTGGAATGGCTGTTCGCTGCAGGTCTGGTCACTGTGGCCGGGCGCCGCGGCTTCGAAAGGCTGTACGACCTGCCGGAGCGGGTCATTCCCGCGGATGTGCTGAATCACCCGGACCTCGATGACGACGAGGCGCAGCGCCGCCTGTTGCTGCGTTCTGCCGATGCCCTGGGCGTGGCGACCGAGCGCGATTTGCGCGACTACTACCGGCTGGACGTCAGTGACAGCAAGCGCCGTATCGCCGAATTGGTGGAGGCGGGCGAGTTGTTGCCCGTCGCGGTGCAAGGCTGGCGGCAGGTGGCCTATTGCCGTGGTGAGCCGCGCATTCCCCGGCGTGTTCGCCATAGCGCCTTGCTGTCGCCGTTCGATTCACTGATCTGGGAACGCGAGCGCACCGAGCGGCTGTTTGGTTTTCGCTATCGCCTGGAGATCTACACCCCGCAGGCCAAGCGCGTGTATGGCTATTACGTGCTGCCGTTTCTGCACCACGAACGCCTGTTGGCGCGGGTGGATCTGCGCAGCGAGCGCGCGGCCGGGCGCCTGGCAGTGCATGCTGTGCATCTGGAGGACGCGGTGTTGAGCGAGGAGGCGCGGTTGGCGCTGGGCGATTCGCTGCGCGCGCTGGCGCATTGGTTGGGCCTGGATGAGGTGTGGCTGGCGCCGAGCGTCAGTCTGCGCGGGCTGCTCGGCTAACCGCCGTTTTCCAGCAGGAACTTCAGCTCCTCGACGCGCTGGATATTCAGCTGCATCGGGCAGGTGTAGTACATCGGCGAGCCGACGTGCTTGCCCTGCAGGTCGCATTGGCCGTTGCGGTAGACCAGCCAGGCCTTCTGCGCCGTTTCCAGCTGTTCGGCGTCCTCTGGCGCGTCGTCCTGCAGCTTGAGGAACAGCTGCTGGTAGATGCGGTTCATCTCCTTCTTCACCGTTTCCGATACGCCTTCGGCGCAGCCGGCGACGCTGGCGTTGTCGATCATTCCACTGGCGTCCAGGCAGGCCTGGTAATGCTTGTCGTAATCACCCCAGGCGCCGAGCGGCAGCAGCAGAGTGAACGGTAGCAAGCCGTTACGCAGTATCGACATGGCAATCTCCCAATGAAACAGGGGCTGCAATGCAGCCCCTGAACATTACCTTTACTTGGCAGCCAGACGGGTGCGCATGTTGGCGGCGCGGTCGCTGGAACCCGGGTGCGAGGAGAACATGCTGCCTTCGCCGCCGCCCAGTTTGGCCAGCTTCTCGAACGCGGTGACCAGGCCTTCACGGGGGATGTTGCGTTGGGTCAGCAGGTCGAAGGAGAAGTTATCGGCGGCGTTTTCCTGGCTTTGCGAGAACTGCGCATTGACCAGTTGCTCACCCAGGGCGCCGAGCTGCGATGCGGACAATGCGGCAATGGTGCCGTTGCCCGACGCGGCTGCAGCATTGCGCGCGGCGGTGGTGGCGTAGGCGGTCTGCATGGCCTTCTTGCTGTGACCGAGGGCGACGTGGCCGATCTCATGGCCGAGCACGCCTTCCACTTCGTTGTCGGTCATCAGGTCCATCAGGCCGCTATATACGCGCACGCAGCCGTTGGCCATGGCCCAGGCGTTGACCTCATCGGCCTGATACACCTTATAGGTGATCGGCGTGCCGTTGATCTGATGGCCGAGGTTGTTGGCGATCTTGTCCAGGCGCTTGCTGTACGGGCTGTTCGGGCCGGCGATATTGGCTTCGGCATCCATTTCAGCGCAGGCCTGGTCGGACATGCTGCGTACTTCGGCGTCGCTGAGGGTCGCGGCCTGCACGGCCATCAGGCCCGATTGCAGCATGGCGTCGGGGGACATGTTCTGGCAGCCAGTCAGCAAGACAGCACTGGACAGGGCGAAAGCGGAGAGGGTGGTGCGCAGTTGCATGGTTCATCG
This region includes:
- a CDS encoding M48 family metalloprotease; amino-acid sequence: MQLRTTLSAFALSSAVLLTGCQNMSPDAMLQSGLMAVQAATLSDAEVRSMSDQACAEMDAEANIAGPNSPYSKRLDKIANNLGHQINGTPITYKVYQADEVNAWAMANGCVRVYSGLMDLMTDNEVEGVLGHEIGHVALGHSKKAMQTAYATTAARNAAAASGNGTIAALSASQLGALGEQLVNAQFSQSQENAADNFSFDLLTQRNIPREGLVTAFEKLAKLGGGEGSMFSSHPGSSDRAANMRTRLAAK
- a CDS encoding lysozyme inhibitor LprI family protein, with the translated sequence MSILRNGLLPFTLLLPLGAWGDYDKHYQACLDASGMIDNASVAGCAEGVSETVKKEMNRIYQQLFLKLQDDAPEDAEQLETAQKAWLVYRNGQCDLQGKHVGSPMYYTCPMQLNIQRVEELKFLLENGG
- a CDS encoding crosslink repair DNA glycosylase YcaQ family protein; translated protein: MTLSLSLAEARRLALAAQGFGRTPRGAIAHKQLQAQIERLGVVQIDSVNALVRSHYLPTFSRLGHYQAEHLDELAWGRARRRRLFEYWGHEASLLPLELYPLLRWRMRRAADGQGIYRELAKFGVERRDAIDSLLQSVRELGALGAGSLSSRTEKAGPWWDWSAEKMALEWLFAAGLVTVAGRRGFERLYDLPERVIPADVLNHPDLDDDEAQRRLLLRSADALGVATERDLRDYYRLDVSDSKRRIAELVEAGELLPVAVQGWRQVAYCRGEPRIPRRVRHSALLSPFDSLIWERERTERLFGFRYRLEIYTPQAKRVYGYYVLPFLHHERLLARVDLRSERAAGRLAVHAVHLEDAVLSEEARLALGDSLRALAHWLGLDEVWLAPSVSLRGLLG